One Montipora capricornis isolate CH-2021 unplaced genomic scaffold, ASM3666992v2 scaffold_286, whole genome shotgun sequence genomic window, ATCGATTTCAGAAATGGTCAGAATTTTGAAACAGGTGAATAAACAAGACCACAAATGATGCATTTCCTGTCCTACGTATTTCGCACTGTCAGAACCGACAAATATCAACAGTGAAATTGATATTCTATGGGACATTTTTTCTACGAAGCGCATTTACCACTctcattattacatgtatatactcaacagaatatagCGTTTTTGATCGGTCAaagacgaatgcataaatagagCCTCTGTCCCTGCACGCTTTATTAAAATCTCATCCCTCCACAATCGAGCACATTGCTCTTCTCATTGGGAGACTGGAATCAAAGTTTAGTGAGTAGAAAATTAACTCTCACGTTTGAGTGACTGACTCGTTTTTTGCCTGACTCATATTCTCAAATACTCATTGCTGGGTAGAAATTGCAACTCCTATTGCGAGAACTGAACCATTTGATTGAAAGCCATGCCAACTTGAAAATGCCATCCTCTGCTATATCAACGACAGAGAGCCTGTCAGTCTGTTTTGATGTCTTactcaccattttcagcggtttctttacatacaagtattgcgggctcacatttttttgttaaattggGACTGTTCTTTGTTAACCTCGAGCCCTGTTAATAACGTCAAATTGCTCGTATTCAAGATGTTTATGCTTTATGTTTATGTCTCTGAGCAATCCTCTATGTATCCTAACAAAACCAGTTTCGGATTGGGGTGTTGGGATTAggaatttaaattttttaacgACTTCAAAGCCATGTGGAAGCAATGTGGCGCTGTGTTGCTGCGGCAACGCCTACACCCCCAAATATGATGGCCATGCTGGCTGTGGGCTGGTTGAGCATGCCACCATGAACAACAGGTCTTTCCTACGGTGTTTGTTAACGAATACCACACTGACATTCAGTTATTAACCGTAACAGACAACaaggaatgaaataaaaatggaaATCAGAAATTCGatgagaaattaaaaataagtcCAACATAAGTCTTGATCTTTGCTCACTATATatcaaaaaggaaaggaactctaTTTAAGTGTTtaatcgttctagcgctggagcactataattggggacaccttcaactaaaactaaaaattaACGCCAATCACCTgccaaatgttggtttttgaggagaggggaaaaccggagtacccggagaaaaacctctcggtgcagagtacagaaccaacaaactcaacccacatatgacgcggagtctgggaatcgaacccgggccacattggtgggaggcgagtgttctcaccactgcgccatctctgcacccAACGCCATCCCTGCATTAggcataaaaattaatatttaagtctaaggttagcatttttgtaaaggtttgggttgttttatttggggtaaaacaatgacctgcaaccctaacctgcaaccttcaacctgcaacctgcactttacaccctccgCTGAAATTACCACATTTGTGGTTTCGATGACAAGGTGAGGAATACAATTCAACTGTCGATCTCTCACTCTTTGTACGTTACTTCTCCAACTTTTTACAGCGCGAACAGAACGGACGGAATAAACTCAAAATGAAGAGGATCGCGCAAATGCTCATTTTTAATTGACATTTGTCTTGGCGTGCTTACTAACATTTTattagtttttactttttaatttaaattacaatATTTTGAGAACTTGTATTTACGATGCAAAAAGACAATGCAGTGCTCTTTGGTGTTGAGCTGAGACAATCCAGAATACCAGAAGGCGGCTCTATCTGGTTttcattagggactttaaaatCTACTGCGGCGTCGTAGACGAAAGCGTCACTTATCGTAAGGTTTTTGcgataaaaatttaaaaaaaaatggtacgagcggtttcagagtaaatatagagaatgaaaggtttacatttgtaagctctggttgtcgtcaaaacctgaaatttgactgtgatttcacgtcgttgttgtggagagtaccgcaaaaatttGTGTTACAACGCGTGTCACACGTGCAGCGCAATtattttcttcttgttgttttgtggcgtactcgttgacgaccgcgtcgtggatcttaaaggcgctgttacattgtgcaatttttcgtaCAACGTCTCTTGCAacgccattgcgagacaagtttcacgaatcattgcccaatgtaacatacctcGCAACGGCGAAAAACGGTTCGAGATCAGTTTCAGAAACCGTTGAggaaagtagaattgagttctactttccgcaacagTTGCAACGAAATTTTTAGGCGTTGGCTATTTTGTAACACCTGTCCTGCAACTTCTGTCGCAACGGTTTGCGGCATTAATTAGCTAATGAAAGTGTCCCTTTAATCTTATGTGATCATCGAAATGAGACAAGTTGGATGGAACCTTGTTTCGTAAtgtgagaacgtttgtagaaatggcgttgcAAGATAagttgcacagtgtaacagcgccttaaagtCCCTGATCTTTTGTGGCACTTCCAGGCGGGGACGTCTCTTCCAGGCGAGTGGAAATGTTGGCAGGCGAAACTCGTACTGGACGTTTGACTGCGACGACAGAAAAGATCTTCTTGTACTCCGTGCGGAATGCACTATTCATAACGCCATAAATAAATGGGTTGATTGCACTGCTTAAGAACCAAAGAGATGTTGCCACGAGGTAAAcctaacaaaaaaaatgtggGTCCAACATAAATTTTCGCTACTTGGTACTTGGGTTCGCTCAAGTAATTTGATACGTTTTTGCCATTGGACTCTTTAACGCAAGTCAGAAGAGGCTCTCAACCAAAGGACTATGTTGTGAACTTATCAATGAATAACTAGGAAAAGATGTCCTGGTGTCCTTACAGGAATCGAACTTATTCGCACATTCCAATTCTGGGGCAATGAGTTACGACCAAGCAATAATTGAAAACTAATTTAAGCATTTATTCGCAGTAGTGGCACAGTACAATGCAGAGGCAAAACACAATAGTTATGGAAATAATGGCAATTTGCATCGAAAATGGACATTAATTTCGCCGGAAGCTTCTTCAGTTTTTCAGTATTATGGCTCGGTTTAGCTTGCTATACACCAAGAATAAGTAAGAAACAATAAAGGGGAAACGTACAAAATACACAgtgaaaatattattattaagtaaagtacgatcgtccgggtgagtgtagtcctgagaaggactgtttgagatgacattgactgacgtttcgacaacctgactctgaagatgaattccgctcaggttgtcgaaacgtcagtcaatgtcatctcaaacagtccttctcaggactacactcacccggacgatcgtactttacttaatgatatgactcctgggttcaaaccattttcaaTTTTACGAAAATCTTATTATAAAAATATTCTCAAATAAACAGATCAATTTGAGATCTAAATTGGAAACAGACAGAGTTTACAAGACGCCGCTGGGAGCAGATGCCAGCCTATAACAGTGACGATGTGGTTGTTGTTTCTTCTCATTTATTTCTTGTTACAAACTTTTGCATGCCCTTTCGCTTccagaaaataaaaactttctcaTTTGTGAAATTAGTTTCCATTACAAATTTTTGCCTTATTCAAAGTAAAACTGCCCGGCCTTATAATAAAAGGGCAAATCTCAATATTGAGCCCTTACAAAAACACACGCATAAAGATCTTAGAAATTATTCTGTACAGATAGATTCCAATTCGTCGTTTTATTGTCGGAGATTAACATTGGTGGTAAGGAAAGAACTACAGGCCATAGAGAACAattttagcgttatttttaCCTGGCGTGGAGGGAGAAGTGGGttaatcttacccatggtgcgcATTACTTCTCCTGGGATCCAGCAAAGCGTGAACGACAGAACGATGCTTGCCACTGCTTTTGATACGGACACTTCCTCATGATGGCATCCTTGGCGTAGGTTTGTGGCGACTTCTGCGTTGTGTTGTGATACGGCGCGGAACACCTTCCAACAGCACACCACAATTACCACGTACGCCACTGTGAAGGAACCATAAAAACAAGAGTTGAAGCCGTATATGGCTCCGGGAGACATCATTCGTCTCCAGCACACGAGGCACCCAGGGCAGAAGAAGAAATCGTCCAGAGACAGCGCGTTGGGGAGACCATTGATAAAAAGCGCTACAACCCACACGAAGGCTATCATGAACAGGGTCCGCTTCTTGGTGAATATCCTCTTGTAGAGGCTCCTTCTCACAACACAAACGTACCGATTAAAGGCTGTCATAGCCATGAGATAGATCGACACCTGGGCCAGAACTGACATCACGAATGCATGTGCCTTACAGACCGTGTCACTGAAACGCCTTTTACTGTGGACAACGGCGTCTATCGTCAGCGGCATGACAAGTGTGGCAGTTAGCAGGTCTGTGAAGGCGAGTGACACGATGAACATTGTCGTGGAATTATGGAGACTGGCGTTTCGGTAAATGATGTAGCAAAGGATGGCATTTCCAATAAGGGCAACGATATCAATGGTTATTAGAACTATCGATTCTATCACGACGGCTGCTTTCGTCCGGGCTTCAAGTTGCGCCTGTAAATCAGCAAGAACATCGACGCTGGCATCTCCTTTAAAGATGTTGTTCATTTTCCCAGCTGACAAGGACTCGACTCACATTGGTATAAATTCGCAGCAGTTAAAGAGTGCGGCCTGAGACACGTAAGCAGTTAAATTAGTTGGGTCACGAGAACAATTTGAATGAAAGAGTTTAAATTATTAGCAATAATCGGAAGTCGACCGTACACTGCCCATAAACCAACGGTTCTACAGTTAATTAGAAGACTAGTACGAGATTCCAGATCTTAGGCGTTTTATGTTGATACCAGGCTCACGAAATGGACCCTCCCCTATTCATCTTttacgttttctttctttagtaTAATTTCGTTGTCTGCAATGATTGGCTGCCGTCCAGGTGAttattaattaactcttttccctaccttcccaaccgcgagaaaaccgcggttaAACAGCCACCgaccaaaaaaatgatttttctcaaaaaatatttaaagttaggggaaaaaaatacatcattttaaagctaagaaaataacctttccaacagcatataacttatttacagacaactgaaaccttttataaaagcg contains:
- the LOC138035169 gene encoding melatonin receptor type 1B-B-like, with protein sequence MNNIFKGDASVDVLADLQAQLEARTKAAVVIESIVLITIDIVALIGNAILCYIIYRNASLHNSTTMFIVSLAFTDLLTATLVMPLTIDAVVHSKRRFSDTVCKAHAFVMSVLAQVSIYLMAMTAFNRYVCVVRRSLYKRIFTKKRTLFMIAFVWVVALFINGLPNALSLDDFFFCPGCLVCWRRMMSPGAIYGFNSCFYGSFTVAYVVIVVCCWKVFRAVSQHNAEVATNLRQGCHHEEVSVSKAVASIVLSFTLCWIPGEVMRTMGKINPLLPPRQVYLVATSLWFLSSAINPFIYGVMNSAFRTEYKKIFSVVAVKRPVRVSPANISTRLEETSPPGSATKDQGL